In one Helicobacter ibis genomic region, the following are encoded:
- a CDS encoding LPS-assembly protein LptD, with translation MNLKTISIAASIFMVSSLYAQPSIKKFNENQQAVFEFLADDMQYSKTLVIGKGNATVINLDYLITADEANYDTKTGEITLIGNVSAYKGNSLFLKSDSIKIKMQENYSFLEPFYLQDSASGIWVSADEAEFNDTIYRTSDASVSSCSINNPIWSLKASSGEYDTQKEWMSLWNPRLCIYNMPVMYFPYLSFSLGFKRKSGLLYPLFGNSRDDGFLYSQPIFIAPSNFWDMTFAPQVRSKRGAGFYNEFRFIDDKDEILWLNLGYFANKKDYQERYDLENRNHYGLQLKYERKDLLSSEDSYFYEDGMHADISQVSDIDYFRLQNNNAEDKADLQGNLLTSRFNYFLKSDSDYIGLYARYYSNLEQNSNANTIQTLPEIQYHRQIDNILVDDLYYSFDYKITNYTRREGFSATQQQVYLPFIYTKEVFDDYLNLSISPVVYATAVDYSRSNFDSGRYVNNHYVFKANTDLMKSYDNFGHTINLEAKYIMSGFDYKSGYFDQFFVLPGSDDEVELSIFQSFYDNDNNLKLSHKLKQYYYFIDNGEKIGELESELEYFYDYHWRFLSSIFYNHTEARISEATHQISYTNNDELSLFFGHFVRERFAREDLSQWRFGEANYINAGFYKSFAYFDVFANIGYDYKEDYFKTWSVGINTQVRCFKLGLKYASEVYPTLTTRGVEARDDKYVLLTLELMPLLKNGLKIGS, from the coding sequence GCAAAACACTTGTGATTGGGAAAGGTAATGCAACTGTTATTAATCTTGATTATCTAATTACAGCAGATGAGGCAAATTATGATACTAAAACTGGTGAGATAACACTAATAGGCAATGTAAGTGCTTATAAGGGTAATTCACTATTTTTAAAATCAGATAGCATAAAAATAAAGATGCAGGAGAATTATTCATTTTTAGAGCCATTTTATTTGCAAGATTCTGCTAGTGGTATTTGGGTAAGTGCTGATGAAGCGGAGTTTAATGATACTATTTATAGGACAAGTGATGCTTCTGTTTCATCATGTAGTATAAATAATCCTATTTGGTCGTTAAAGGCAAGTAGCGGCGAGTATGATACACAAAAGGAATGGATGAGCTTATGGAATCCTAGGCTGTGTATTTATAATATGCCAGTTATGTATTTTCCATATTTATCTTTTTCTCTCGGATTTAAGCGAAAGAGTGGGCTACTATATCCTTTATTTGGTAATTCAAGAGATGATGGATTTTTATATTCTCAACCAATTTTTATAGCACCTAGTAATTTTTGGGATATGACATTTGCTCCACAAGTAAGAAGCAAGAGAGGTGCTGGTTTTTATAATGAATTTAGATTTATAGATGATAAAGATGAGATTTTGTGGTTGAATCTTGGGTATTTTGCAAATAAAAAAGACTACCAAGAAAGATATGATTTAGAAAATAGAAACCACTATGGATTACAACTAAAGTATGAACGAAAAGATTTACTAAGCAGCGAGGATTCATATTTCTATGAAGATGGAATGCATGCAGATATTTCTCAAGTATCTGATATTGATTATTTTAGATTGCAAAATAACAATGCAGAAGACAAGGCTGATTTACAAGGGAATCTATTAACTTCTAGATTCAACTATTTTCTAAAAAGCGATAGTGATTATATCGGGCTTTATGCTAGATATTATTCAAATTTAGAGCAAAACAGCAATGCAAATACAATTCAAACCTTACCAGAGATTCAGTATCATAGGCAAATAGATAATATTCTTGTAGATGATTTATATTATTCATTTGATTATAAGATTACAAATTATACTAGAAGAGAAGGGTTTAGTGCTACTCAACAGCAAGTATATTTACCATTTATTTATACAAAAGAAGTGTTTGATGATTATTTGAATCTATCAATATCGCCCGTAGTTTATGCTACAGCTGTTGATTATAGCAGGAGTAATTTTGATTCTGGTAGATATGTGAATAATCACTATGTATTTAAGGCAAATACGGATTTGATGAAAAGTTATGACAACTTCGGACATACAATTAATTTAGAGGCTAAATATATAATGTCTGGCTTTGATTATAAAAGTGGATATTTTGATCAGTTTTTTGTCTTGCCCGGTTCTGATGATGAAGTTGAATTAAGTATTTTTCAAAGTTTTTATGACAATGATAATAATCTAAAATTATCACACAAATTAAAGCAATATTATTACTTTATAGATAATGGTGAGAAAATAGGAGAGCTTGAATCTGAATTGGAATATTTTTATGACTATCACTGGAGATTTCTAAGTAGTATATTTTATAACCACACAGAAGCAAGGATTAGCGAAGCAACCCATCAAATTAGCTATACAAATAATGATGAGTTAAGTTTATTTTTTGGACATTTTGTAAGAGAGAGATTTGCAAGAGAAGACTTATCGCAGTGGAGATTTGGCGAGGCTAATTATATAAATGCAGGATTTTATAAGTCGTTTGCTTATTTTGATGTTTTTGCTAATATAGGCTATGACTATAAAGAGGATTATTTTAAGACTTGGAGTGTTGGTATAAATACTCAAGTTAGATGCTTTAAGCTTGGGCTTAAATATGCAAGTGAAGTTTATCCTACTTTGACAACTAGAGGTGTCGAAGCAAGAGATGATAAATATGTGCTTTTAACACTAGAATTAATGCCATTATTAAAAAATGGTCTAAAAATAGGTAGCTAA
- a CDS encoding phosphoribosyltransferase family protein, giving the protein MILENLNHPSMRDTIFEDEDDAFQKLINNMPLSFLNTEKTIVVGISFNGIRFAYNLSRHLKVPFTFLFAAPIYAPNNSNCEIAMVTETQDVVINEPLVKCFEISLDYIYGEVQRIYEDKMLPMIYQYRKGNPPISLDEKRALIVDIGIDSGLTSMAVIKSMITMHAKIVNFVSPVAPLDVVKNLEDVTDGVFCFYKTNKFVDIKYYYKTYPKVEDKQLDEIFTHM; this is encoded by the coding sequence ATGATATTGGAAAATTTAAATCACCCAAGTATGAGAGATACTATTTTTGAAGATGAAGATGACGCATTTCAAAAATTAATAAACAATATGCCTCTTTCGTTTTTAAATACAGAAAAAACAATAGTTGTTGGTATATCTTTTAATGGTATTAGATTCGCGTATAATTTATCGCGACATTTAAAAGTTCCTTTTACATTTCTCTTTGCTGCACCAATTTATGCACCAAATAATTCAAATTGTGAAATTGCAATGGTAACAGAGACGCAAGATGTCGTGATCAACGAGCCATTGGTTAAGTGTTTTGAGATAAGTTTGGACTATATTTATGGAGAAGTTCAAAGAATATATGAAGATAAGATGTTGCCTATGATATACCAATACAGAAAGGGCAATCCACCAATCTCGCTTGATGAAAAAAGAGCATTAATAGTAGATATAGGTATAGATAGCGGACTTACTTCAATGGCTGTTATAAAATCAATGATAACGATGCATGCAAAAATTGTAAATTTTGTCTCACCTGTAGCACCACTTGATGTAGTAAAAAACTTGGAAGATGTGACTGATGGAGTGTTTTGTTTTTATAAAACAAACAAATTTGTAGATATAAAATATTATTACAAAACCTATCCAAAAGTAGAAGACAAACAATTAGATGAAATTTTCACGCATATGTAA
- a CDS encoding polyribonucleotide nucleotidyltransferase, producing MNETIIGNESYVFNKFAKQASGSAYLKQGNNVLLATVTIDTQEIIEEDFLPLTVQYIEKSYAAGKFPGGYVKREAKPGDFETLTARIVDRSLRPLFPKDYCYPTNITILVLSADSEADLQILALNVASAALYVSEIPISKPVNGIRIGLIEDNFVVNPKTLNNSTLDLLVSGVDSDLLMIEMRTFGGSQNGKYTANELKEEELTRALELAKSEIEKKSNAIKEAFLPYKKQELFFEVFKKSFVCESIKTYIANHHSDELKGVIESLSKTERNLQLNLFIKKILNKWREENPKDIESLEERVSQSVMSLKRDIIRSMILDDRKRADGRALNEVRPISIETNFLPKTHSSVLFTRGQTQALVVATLGGDMDAQSYELLTSKGLKEKFMLHYNFPPFSVGEVGNIGAPGRRELGHGNLAKRALECSVETSPYTIRLVSEILESNGSSSMATVCGGSLALAAAGIPCSSLIAGVAMGLVCDGNRYAVLTDIMGLEDHDGDMDFKVAGSLNGITAMQMDIKLGGLNLNILKEALSQAKDGIKHILSIMEEAREKIVLNDGVLPRMDRIFINPNKIVEIIGQGGRTIKDIIERFGVNIDLNRDSGEVCVSGDNKEKINNAIEFIKEIALKESAPKINPEEEYKVGDKYQGKVKKIVEFGAFVELPKGYDGLLHVSKLKDKNQLLTLKEGDMLSVQILSINKNKVELSLED from the coding sequence ATGAATGAAACAATAATTGGCAATGAATCTTATGTGTTTAATAAGTTTGCAAAGCAAGCAAGTGGAAGTGCATATTTAAAGCAAGGAAACAATGTCCTTTTAGCCACCGTTACAATAGATACACAAGAAATAATAGAAGAAGATTTCTTGCCCCTTACTGTGCAGTATATAGAGAAATCTTATGCAGCGGGTAAGTTTCCCGGTGGCTATGTAAAAAGAGAAGCAAAACCGGGAGATTTTGAAACCCTAACTGCAAGAATCGTAGATAGAAGTTTAAGACCGCTATTTCCAAAAGATTATTGCTATCCTACAAACATAACTATTTTGGTGCTTAGTGCTGATAGTGAAGCTGATTTGCAGATTTTGGCACTCAATGTTGCTTCTGCTGCATTATATGTCAGTGAGATTCCAATATCAAAACCTGTAAATGGAATTAGAATAGGACTTATTGAAGATAATTTTGTAGTTAATCCAAAAACTCTAAATAATAGCACTTTAGATTTGCTTGTAAGCGGAGTTGATAGCGATTTGTTAATGATTGAGATGAGGACATTTGGTGGTAGTCAAAATGGCAAATATACTGCAAATGAATTAAAAGAAGAGGAGCTAACAAGAGCATTAGAATTAGCTAAAAGCGAAATAGAGAAAAAAAGCAATGCAATAAAAGAAGCTTTTTTACCATATAAAAAACAAGAATTGTTTTTTGAGGTATTTAAGAAAAGTTTTGTATGTGAGAGTATAAAAACATATATTGCAAATCATCACTCAGATGAGTTAAAGGGAGTAATAGAGAGCTTATCAAAAACAGAGAGGAATTTGCAACTAAATTTATTTATAAAAAAAATCTTAAACAAATGGAGAGAAGAAAACCCTAAAGACATTGAATCTTTAGAAGAGAGGGTATCACAAAGTGTGATGTCATTGAAGCGGGATATTATTAGAAGCATGATTTTAGATGATAGAAAAAGGGCTGATGGTAGGGCATTAAATGAAGTTAGACCTATAAGCATTGAGACAAATTTCTTGCCAAAGACACATTCTAGTGTTCTTTTTACTAGGGGACAGACACAAGCTTTAGTTGTTGCTACTCTTGGTGGTGATATGGATGCACAAAGTTATGAGCTTTTAACAAGCAAGGGTTTGAAAGAAAAATTTATGTTGCATTATAATTTTCCACCATTTAGTGTAGGAGAAGTTGGTAATATAGGGGCACCAGGTAGGCGTGAGCTAGGACATGGAAATCTAGCAAAGAGAGCATTAGAATGTAGTGTTGAAACAAGTCCATATACAATAAGGCTCGTTTCTGAAATTTTAGAATCAAATGGTTCATCATCTATGGCGACCGTTTGTGGTGGATCTTTGGCGCTTGCTGCAGCTGGGATTCCGTGTAGTAGCTTGATTGCTGGGGTTGCTATGGGACTTGTATGTGATGGTAATAGATATGCGGTTTTAACAGATATTATGGGTTTAGAAGACCATGATGGGGACATGGATTTTAAAGTTGCCGGATCATTAAATGGTATAACTGCCATGCAGATGGATATCAAGCTTGGTGGCTTGAATCTAAACATCTTAAAAGAGGCACTCTCTCAAGCTAAAGATGGCATAAAGCATATTCTAAGCATAATGGAAGAAGCAAGGGAAAAAATTGTGTTAAATGATGGTGTGTTGCCTAGAATGGATAGAATCTTCATAAATCCTAACAAAATTGTAGAGATAATAGGACAAGGTGGACGCACGATAAAAGACATAATAGAACGATTTGGAGTTAATATAGATTTAAATAGAGATAGCGGTGAAGTGTGTGTTAGTGGAGACAATAAGGAAAAGATCAATAATGCAATAGAGTTTATAAAAGAGATAGCATTAAAAGAATCCGCACCAAAGATAAATCCTGAAGAAGAATATAAAGTAGGTGATAAATATCAAGGTAAAGTAAAGAAAATAGTTGAATTTGGAGCGTTTGTTGAGCTACCAAAAGGATACGATGGGTTATTGCATGTTTCAAAATTAAAAGATAAAAATCAACTATTAACCCTAAAAGAGGGAGATATGCTATCAGTTCAGATTCTTAGCATAAACAAAAACAAAGTAGAGCTATCTTTAGAGGATTAG
- a CDS encoding sugar transferase, with protein MYPHIIKPILDRFFALILIICFLPIILTIAILIKNKLGSPILFSQDRPGKNGKIFKIYKFRTMSDERDENGELLSDEIRLKGFGKIIRKTSLDELPQLFNVLKGDMSFIGPRPLLAEYLSLYSKEQARRHEVMPGITGWAQINGRNAISWEEKFKLDVYYVDNVSFMLDLKIFFLTIYKVLRKKDINSSTSVTMEKFTGSQKNN; from the coding sequence ATCTACCCACACATAATAAAGCCAATACTTGATAGATTCTTTGCATTAATACTAATAATATGCTTCTTGCCAATAATATTAACAATAGCTATATTAATTAAAAACAAACTAGGCTCTCCAATACTCTTTAGCCAAGATAGACCGGGCAAAAATGGCAAAATATTTAAGATATATAAATTCCGAACCATGAGTGATGAAAGAGATGAAAATGGGGAGCTTTTATCAGATGAGATTAGGCTAAAAGGCTTTGGCAAAATAATTAGAAAAACAAGCCTAGATGAACTACCTCAACTTTTTAATGTATTAAAGGGTGATATGAGTTTTATAGGACCTAGACCACTGCTTGCAGAATACTTGTCTCTATATTCTAAAGAGCAAGCAAGGAGACATGAGGTTATGCCTGGGATTACTGGCTGGGCACAAATAAATGGTAGAAATGCAATCTCATGGGAAGAAAAATTCAAACTAGATGTATATTATGTTGATAATGTAAGTTTCATGCTTGATTTAAAAATATTTTTTCTTACAATATACAAAGTGCTAAGAAAAAAAGATATAAACTCAAGCACAAGCGTTACAATGGAGAAATTCACAGGCTCACAAAAAAATAATTAA
- a CDS encoding histidinol-phosphatase, with protein MNLKKKVDLHNHTSLCNHANGTMEEYVLRAIKCGIDVFGFSCHNPMDFDSKYRMSFEALSFYLDEYERLREKYKDKIDLKIGLEIDYMPEFLDDRILKLDLDYKIGSIHFLDDWGFDNPQFIGEYAKRDINDCWNKYYVKTKEMAQSGLFNIVGHMDLLKVFNYKPTCDTGDILDEALEAIRDSNMVVEINSSGFRKSVKEQYPSLEILKMCKSKGIQITFSSDAHELEHIFYKRDDIENIAREAGYNKCVFFEKGKMKFAEF; from the coding sequence ATGAATTTAAAGAAAAAAGTTGATTTACACAATCATACAAGCTTATGTAATCATGCAAATGGCACAATGGAAGAATATGTGCTTAGGGCTATTAAATGCGGGATTGATGTGTTTGGGTTTTCTTGTCATAATCCTATGGACTTTGATAGCAAATATAGAATGAGTTTTGAAGCTTTATCATTCTACTTAGATGAATATGAGCGACTAAGAGAAAAATATAAAGACAAAATTGATCTAAAAATAGGGCTAGAGATAGATTATATGCCAGAATTTTTAGATGATAGAATTTTAAAGCTTGATTTGGATTATAAAATAGGCTCTATACACTTTTTAGATGATTGGGGCTTTGATAATCCACAATTCATCGGTGAATACGCCAAAAGAGATATTAATGATTGTTGGAATAAATATTATGTTAAAACAAAAGAAATGGCACAAAGTGGTCTGTTTAATATAGTTGGGCATATGGATTTACTAAAAGTGTTTAACTATAAGCCAACTTGCGATACAGGTGATATATTAGATGAAGCATTAGAGGCAATTAGAGATTCTAATATGGTCGTTGAGATAAATTCATCTGGGTTTAGAAAAAGCGTAAAAGAGCAATATCCAAGCTTAGAGATTCTAAAAATGTGTAAAAGTAAAGGAATCCAAATTACATTTAGTAGCGATGCACATGAATTAGAGCATATTTTTTACAAAAGAGATGATATAGAAAATATAGCAAGAGAGGCTGGATATAATAAGTGTGTATTTTTTGAAAAAGGTAAAATGAAGTTTGCAGAATTTTAA
- a CDS encoding DNA translocase FtsK 4TM domain-containing protein encodes MKLDKLNNKTIIIGVIFFLWILEIFGTSGALGGFGEGYSKLHYFLFGYLGYVWLLALGFCVYRAKNIPSISELSKLKFTTQMLEKALSIVILVLAILSLQSLFIEDSGIFGIAFNSVLQPIIGRIGVFFVIIFMFVFGYVLWSGKGAIEIFNNFKNDIKKDLQNIKKTNSKSKEFKPKTQSIEEIFLRIKAFFTPAVKENKDTKEIQEEAPRTLTLEELIEYDKENHVLSSNKQVKFDFSDESAKISEVEQEQEIIKEDDKEEIPTSVDIKDDISSKIRVIPIQEAKKQGYDTWQFQLDSMATLEKFKNLERYLQSKNIEEETSPIKLIKVDKQENYASEIVDIPDEVSMQYAQASSTIKEEKPKQVIKSYPQKLYAAIPFSSYYEKKQEPKDCLVACDDEVNEILNAVADDLQKAHNLTEEVKISEDDYIENDMLEIQSALNNELQEASNIIESANNNEGYVENEIVE; translated from the coding sequence ATGAAATTAGATAAATTAAATAATAAAACAATTATCATTGGTGTTATATTCTTTTTATGGATTTTAGAAATTTTTGGTACAAGTGGTGCATTAGGTGGATTTGGAGAGGGATACTCTAAGTTACATTATTTTTTATTTGGATATTTGGGTTATGTTTGGTTGTTGGCTTTAGGATTTTGTGTCTATAGAGCTAAAAATATACCAAGTATAAGCGAATTATCCAAGCTTAAATTTACAACGCAAATGCTAGAAAAAGCACTTAGCATCGTTATTTTAGTTCTTGCTATTTTATCATTGCAGAGTTTATTTATTGAAGATTCTGGTATTTTTGGTATAGCTTTTAATTCTGTATTACAACCGATAATTGGCAGGATTGGCGTATTTTTTGTAATTATTTTTATGTTTGTTTTTGGTTATGTGCTATGGAGTGGAAAGGGTGCTATTGAGATTTTTAATAATTTCAAAAATGATATTAAAAAAGATTTGCAAAACATTAAAAAGACAAACTCTAAAAGCAAAGAATTTAAACCTAAAACGCAATCTATAGAAGAGATATTTTTACGCATAAAGGCGTTTTTCACACCAGCAGTAAAAGAAAATAAAGATACAAAAGAAATACAAGAAGAAGCCCCAAGAACACTAACTTTAGAAGAATTAATAGAATATGATAAAGAAAATCATGTATTAAGTAGTAATAAGCAAGTTAAGTTTGATTTTAGCGATGAATCTGCAAAGATAAGTGAAGTAGAGCAAGAGCAAGAAATAATTAAAGAAGACGATAAAGAAGAGATTCCAACTAGCGTGGATATTAAAGATGATATATCATCGAAAATTAGAGTAATACCAATCCAAGAGGCAAAAAAGCAAGGGTATGATACTTGGCAATTTCAGCTAGATTCAATGGCTACTTTGGAGAAGTTTAAGAATCTTGAACGATATTTACAATCCAAAAATATAGAAGAAGAAACAAGCCCAATCAAGCTTATAAAAGTGGATAAACAGGAAAATTATGCAAGTGAAATAGTGGATATTCCAGATGAAGTCTCAATGCAATATGCACAAGCTAGTAGCACAATAAAAGAAGAAAAACCAAAACAAGTCATTAAATCATATCCTCAAAAACTATATGCAGCAATACCATTTAGCTCATATTATGAAAAGAAGCAAGAACCAAAAGATTGCCTAGTTGCATGTGATGATGAGGTAAATGAGATTTTAAACGCTGTTGCAGACGATTTGCAAAAAGCACACAATCTAACAGAGGAAGTCAAAATCAGTGAAGATGACTATATAGAAAATGATATGCTAGAGATACAAAGTGCTCTAAATAATGAACTACAAGAAGCATCTAATATCATCGAATCTGCAAATAATAATGAAGGCTATGTGGAAAATGAGATAGTGGAAT
- a CDS encoding DNA translocase FtsK, whose translation MEEFHNTNNILADKIQNIAIQKTMPNIAQSQEAMVQNIAPHIQQNIEPKEQMHNINAPSDTNVQLPRSEQLESQITKEQNIQQEISQDLKSENTLQLIQDSSVENMQNYETRQENIVENFVPQVLEDSSSIEQLPRENLEFVLPKLGFLQKGNDSVEEIDENEIDRKINELLVKLKMFKIDGDIVRTFSGPIVTTFEFRPSPNVKVSRILNLQDDLAMALRAKTIRIQAPIPGKDVVGIEIPNSTIETIYLRDVLESEEFRESESPLTLALGKDIVGKPFITDLKKLPHLLIAGTTGSGKSVGINAMILSLLYRNTPDELKLIMIDPKMLEFSIYNDIPHLLTPVITQAKKAIMALDSSVKEMERRYTLMSEARTKNIEGYNQKAQVEGFEPFPYIVIIIDELADLMMTGGKDAEVSISRLAQMARASGIHLIVATQRPSVDVVTGLIKANLPSRISYKVGQRIDSKVILDTFGAESLLGRGDMLFTPPGGGLVRVHAPWSSEVEIEKIVEFIKSQRAPQYDESFMPSEDDNISVSLDGETDELYNEAKRIILTDRKTSISYLQRRLGIGYNKAANIIEQMEAKGFLGPRNSKGDRDIIGD comes from the coding sequence ATGGAAGAATTTCACAACACAAATAATATCTTAGCAGATAAGATTCAAAATATTGCCATACAAAAGACAATGCCAAATATCGCACAATCACAAGAAGCAATGGTGCAAAATATAGCACCACATATACAACAAAATATAGAACCCAAAGAACAAATGCATAATATAAACGCCCCTAGTGATACTAATGTGCAACTACCGCGAAGTGAGCAATTAGAATCCCAAATAACTAAAGAGCAAAATATTCAACAAGAAATTAGCCAAGATCTAAAAAGTGAAAATACACTTCAACTAATACAAGATTCTAGTGTGGAAAATATGCAAAATTATGAAACTAGACAAGAGAATATAGTTGAAAATTTTGTACCTCAAGTCTTGGAAGATTCTAGCAGTATAGAACAGCTTCCAAGAGAAAATCTGGAGTTTGTATTGCCTAAGTTAGGATTTTTACAAAAGGGCAATGATAGTGTAGAAGAGATAGATGAAAATGAGATTGATAGAAAAATCAATGAATTGCTTGTTAAATTAAAGATGTTTAAAATTGATGGAGATATTGTAAGAACATTTTCAGGTCCGATAGTAACGACATTTGAGTTTCGTCCTAGCCCAAATGTAAAGGTATCAAGAATCTTGAATTTACAAGATGACTTAGCTATGGCACTAAGGGCTAAGACAATAAGGATTCAAGCTCCAATACCAGGCAAAGATGTAGTTGGTATAGAAATACCAAATAGCACCATAGAGACTATATATCTGCGAGATGTATTAGAGAGTGAAGAATTTAGAGAATCTGAATCTCCATTAACCCTAGCACTCGGGAAAGATATAGTTGGAAAACCTTTTATAACAGATCTAAAAAAGCTACCACATTTACTAATTGCAGGGACTACAGGGAGTGGCAAGAGTGTAGGAATAAATGCGATGATATTATCTTTGCTATATAGAAATACACCAGATGAATTAAAGCTTATAATGATAGATCCTAAAATGCTAGAATTTAGCATATACAATGATATACCTCATTTGCTAACTCCAGTAATAACGCAGGCAAAAAAGGCAATCATGGCATTAGATAGCTCTGTAAAAGAAATGGAGAGGCGATATACCTTAATGAGTGAAGCAAGAACGAAAAATATAGAAGGTTATAATCAAAAAGCGCAAGTAGAAGGATTTGAGCCTTTTCCTTATATTGTAATTATTATTGATGAATTAGCAGATTTGATGATGACAGGTGGTAAGGACGCAGAAGTATCCATATCTCGTCTAGCACAAATGGCAAGAGCAAGTGGAATCCACCTAATAGTAGCTACACAGCGTCCTAGCGTAGATGTTGTAACAGGACTAATTAAGGCAAACTTGCCTTCAAGAATTAGCTATAAGGTTGGACAAAGAATAGATTCTAAAGTGATACTAGATACTTTTGGTGCTGAATCTTTACTTGGTAGAGGAGATATGCTTTTTACTCCTCCGGGTGGTGGATTAGTTCGTGTACATGCACCTTGGAGCTCTGAAGTAGAGATTGAAAAAATAGTTGAATTTATAAAGTCTCAAAGAGCACCACAATATGATGAAAGCTTCATGCCAAGTGAAGATGATAATATAAGCGTTAGTTTAGATGGTGAGACTGATGAGCTATATAATGAAGCAAAAAGAATAATACTAACAGATAGAAAAACATCTATAAGTTATCTGCAAAGAAGGCTTGGTATAGGATACAATAAAGCAGCAAACATAATAGAACAAATGGAAGCAAAGGGATTTTTAGGTCCTAGAAACTCAAAAGGCGATAGGGATATAATAGGTGATTAA
- the tig gene encoding trigger factor, which translates to MNSNLKVNKINSANATATATIPTSELNSKMDKVIKDAGKNMNIAGFRKGKVPASVIKARYGKQLESEAQRECVQGLMRDILKELGVDGTSLIGDPKITKFEEKNSGIDVEIELSLTPEIKLGDLNEYVPEVKIPEVSSKDVENRLQEIADARAPLVSVEDGRRKLKEGEYAKINFEGFVDDKPFDGGKAENYLLKIGSGTFIAGFEDQLIGMKKGEEKDVNVTFPKDYKADNLAGKDAVFKVKLVEIQTRGKIEIDDNFAKTMLPDDKEASVEKLKEKIKEQLKIEKKQELYNESLKAELIDNLNSKIEFDLPKLVVEQEMDLMMKNVFMTMPKEEQEKLLKDVEAIKKKREEQRAEAEQSVKITFIVDAIAKQNNMTISDNEAINTIYYEAMAIGQDPRAMLEHYKRNNLIPAVKMAMLEDRILTSLLDRKA; encoded by the coding sequence ATGAATTCAAATCTAAAGGTAAATAAAATAAATAGTGCAAATGCCACAGCTACAGCTACAATACCCACTTCTGAACTTAATAGTAAAATGGATAAAGTTATAAAAGATGCTGGTAAAAATATGAATATTGCTGGTTTTAGAAAAGGAAAAGTTCCTGCTTCTGTAATTAAAGCTAGATATGGTAAGCAGTTAGAGAGTGAAGCACAAAGAGAGTGTGTGCAGGGTTTGATGAGAGATATTTTAAAGGAACTTGGCGTTGATGGCACTTCACTTATTGGCGATCCAAAGATTACAAAATTTGAAGAAAAAAATTCTGGTATTGATGTTGAGATAGAGTTAAGCTTGACACCTGAAATTAAACTTGGTGATTTAAATGAATATGTGCCTGAAGTAAAGATTCCTGAAGTTAGCAGTAAAGATGTGGAGAACAGACTGCAAGAGATTGCTGATGCAAGAGCACCACTAGTAAGTGTAGAAGATGGCAGAAGAAAACTAAAAGAAGGTGAATATGCTAAGATAAATTTTGAAGGCTTTGTTGATGATAAGCCATTTGATGGTGGTAAGGCTGAAAATTATTTATTAAAAATTGGTAGTGGCACATTTATAGCTGGGTTTGAAGATCAGCTAATAGGCATGAAAAAGGGAGAGGAGAAAGATGTGAATGTAACTTTCCCTAAAGATTATAAAGCAGATAACTTAGCTGGTAAAGATGCAGTATTTAAAGTTAAGCTTGTAGAGATTCAAACAAGGGGAAAGATAGAAATAGACGATAATTTTGCAAAAACAATGCTACCTGATGACAAAGAGGCAAGCGTAGAGAAGCTAAAAGAAAAAATCAAAGAACAACTAAAGATTGAAAAAAAGCAAGAGTTGTATAATGAGAGCTTAAAAGCTGAATTGATTGATAACTTAAATAGCAAAATCGAGTTTGATTTACCTAAGCTTGTTGTTGAGCAAGAAATGGATTTGATGATGAAAAATGTATTTATGACTATGCCTAAAGAAGAACAAGAAAAGTTGCTAAAAGATGTAGAGGCAATTAAGAAAAAAAGAGAAGAACAAAGAGCAGAAGCAGAGCAAAGTGTAAAGATCACATTTATAGTTGATGCAATTGCAAAGCAAAATAATATGACAATATCTGATAATGAAGCAATTAATACAATATATTATGAGGCAATGGCAATAGGTCAGGATCCAAGAGCTATGTTAGAGCATTACAAGAGAAATAATTTAATTCCTGCTGTAAAAATGGCTATGCTAGAAGACAGAATCCTTACTAGTCTATTAGATAGGAAAGCATAA